Within the Candidatus Palauibacter scopulicola genome, the region ATTCGCCTCGAAGCCGAGAGCCCGGGCCGCCCAGCCCAGCGTGGTCTCGAGAATCTGTCCCACGTTCATCCGGCTCGGTACGCCGAGTGGATTGAGTACGATTTCGATGGACTGTCCGTCGGGCAGGACCGGCATGTCCTCTTCGGGAACGACGCGGGCGATGATGCCCTTGTTGCCGTGCCGGCCGGCCATCTTGTCTCCCACGGAGATCTTCCGCTTCTCCGCGAGGTAGACCTTCACGAGCTGGACGACACCCGGGGACAGTTCGTCAGGCTGGAAGATCTTGTCGATTCCCTCTTCCGTGCGCTCGCGTATCCGTTCCACTCGCGTGCGAGCCTCGGCCTCCACGCGGCGGATCAGGTCGTTCGACTTCTCCGTCTTCACCTTCAGCGTCGAGAGGTCGATCTCTCCCAGGTCGACGCTCCGCAGCTTCGTCTTCGTCAGCTTCGTGCCCTCGGCGAACAGCGGTTCGAGGGAGCCCCGGCCGAGACACAGAACCACCGTCTCCCCCTGAAGCAATTCGAGGATCTCCTCGTCCCGGGCTTCCATCACGCGCGCGATTTCCTCGCGCTCGCTCTCGCGCAATTCGGCGATGCGCTCGCCGTGCTCCCGTTCCAGCAGCGGGTCATCGATTCGCCTTGAGAAGATCTTGACGTCGATCACGGTCCCTTCGACGCCGGGGGGGACGCGCAGAGAACTGTCCTTCACATCCTTCGCCTTCTCTCCGAAGATCGCCGTCAACAGCTTTTCCTCGGGCGAAAGCTCGGTCTCCCCCTTCGGCGTGATCTTGCCGACGAGGATGTCTCCCGAGCGGACCGCCGCGCCGATGCGGACGATCCCGCGATCGTCGAGATCGACGAGTGCTTCCTCGGCCACGTTCGGGATCTCGCGCGTGATCTCCTCCATCCCGCGTTTCGTGTCGCGGACGTGGAGTTCGAGTTCCTGGATGTGGACCGACGTGTAGACGTCGCCCTTGACCAGTTTCTCGCTGATCACGATGGCGTCCTCGAAATTGTGTCCGAACCAGGGCATGAAAGCGACGAGCGCGTTACGTCCGAGCGCGAGCGAGCCGCCATCCGTGCCGGCTCCGTCCGCGACGACGTCGCCCGCTTCCACGCGGTCGCCGACCCGGACGATCGGCCTCTGGTTGATCGCCGTGTCCTGATTCGTGCGCCAGAACTTCCTGAGTCGATAGGAGTCGTACTGGGTGAGCCGGGCGAGGGGGATCTCGCCGGCCGCCCGCCGGGGCTTGCCGGTGTCGACCTCGACCTCGTCCGCCGTGACCCGCGTCACCGTCCCGGCGCGGCGCGCAAGCACGACCGCACCGGAGTCCCGGGCCACCTTGCCCTCGAGACCCGTTCCGACGAGCGGACGCTCCGGGAAGAGAAGCGGCACGGCCTGCCGCTGCATGTTCGATCCCATCAGCGCCCGGTTGGCGTCGTCGTGCTCGAGGAACGGAATGAGCGCAGGCGACACCGCCACCAGCTGGTCGGGCGCGACGTCCATGAAGTCGATCTCGTCCGGCGGCAACAGCGGGTAGTCGTCGCGACGGCGACAGAGGACGAGCGAGCGGGCGAACGTCCCATCGGGGTTGAGTTCGGCGTTCGCCTGCGCGACCGAGTATTCCTCCTCTTCGCTCGCCGAGAGCCAGACGATTTCGTCCTGGGAGACCCGCTCGTTGACCACCCGGCGGTAGGGGGTCTCGAGGAAACCCAACTCGTTCAGGCGGGAGTACGTGGTCACGGAAGTGATGAGCCCGATGTTCGGGCCTTCCGGAGTCTCGATGGGACACATTCGTCCGTAGTGCGAGTAGTGCACGTCCCGCACTTCGAAGCCCGCACGCTCCCGCGTCAGCCCGCCCGGACCCAGCGCGCTCAGGCGCCGCTTGTGCGTGAGCTCCGAGAGCGGATTCGTCTGGTCCATGAACTGGCTGAGCTGCGAACTCCCGAAGAAAGCCTGGATCACGGCGCTCACCGTACGCGCGTTCACGAGGTCGTCGATGGAAATCTTCTCGGGGTCGCTGTTGATCGACATCCGCTCGCGAACCAGGCGGGCCATGCGCGACAGTCCGACGGAAAACTGGTTCGCGATGAGTTCTCCGATGGACCGCACGCGGCGGTTCCCGAGATGGTCGATGTCGTCGGTGTATCCGCGGCCCTCGTGCAGTTCGACCAGGTAGCGGATAATCGCCACGAAGTCGGACGGATCCAGCACCACGAGGTCGCCCGAGGGGAGATCGAGGCCGAGCAGCCGATACACGTCCTTGAGCCGGTGGTTGATCTTGTGTCGTCCCACCCGACCCAGGTCGTATCGCTTGGGGTTGAAGAAGAGCCGATCCAGCGCGCCCCGGGCCGTCGCCAGGTTGGGCGCTTCGCCCGGTCGAACGAGAGAATAGATGGAGTGCAGCGCGGCCGCCTCGCTCGCCGTCGGATCCTTCGCGAGCGTGTTGCGCAGCAGCGGCGATTCCCCGCGGGGACCGCCCGTGAACACCAAGGCCTCGCGAGCCTTCTCCGCCTTGAGCTTCGCGAACAGGTTCGAGTCGAAACGCGCCCCCTTCTCGGCCAGCACTTCTCCGGTGTCCTCGGCGACGACATCGGCGGCGAGTTGCGGACTCGAACTCCAGTCGCGGCGCATCGCGAGATCCTCATAGGTCCCGCGCAACGGAACGAAGGTCGCGCTCGAGTAGACCTCGACCTCCGACACGCCGGCGC harbors:
- the rpoB gene encoding DNA-directed RNA polymerase subunit beta; translated protein: MTVNGRPAVSFDKLARPMHMPHFLDVQREAFERLLQSKTREEERRDLGLERVFREIFPIADVNENFSLEFVSYSLGEPKYEVEECIERDMTYSAPLKARLRLVIFETVGKDDEKRPGDILEKEVYLGDLPLLTEQGTFVVNGAERVIVSQLHRSPGVVFEETLHPNGTRLFSSRIIPFRGSWVEFTLDIHDVIHVHIDKKKKFPATALLRAFGYGRDVDILECFCRRRLVRIDAEDDEESSAHREVTGTLVARSIANPDFGEDPEALELRGYEPAPDAPHWLANDLPGADGGEPVAALGDRLDAELVQRILDGEITSVEVFEEEDAFIVRRGEMLSEEALERLVRAGVSEVEVYSSATFVPLRGTYEDLAMRRDWSSSPQLAADVVAEDTGEVLAEKGARFDSNLFAKLKAEKAREALVFTGGPRGESPLLRNTLAKDPTASEAAALHSIYSLVRPGEAPNLATARGALDRLFFNPKRYDLGRVGRHKINHRLKDVYRLLGLDLPSGDLVVLDPSDFVAIIRYLVELHEGRGYTDDIDHLGNRRVRSIGELIANQFSVGLSRMARLVRERMSINSDPEKISIDDLVNARTVSAVIQAFFGSSQLSQFMDQTNPLSELTHKRRLSALGPGGLTRERAGFEVRDVHYSHYGRMCPIETPEGPNIGLITSVTTYSRLNELGFLETPYRRVVNERVSQDEIVWLSASEEEEYSVAQANAELNPDGTFARSLVLCRRRDDYPLLPPDEIDFMDVAPDQLVAVSPALIPFLEHDDANRALMGSNMQRQAVPLLFPERPLVGTGLEGKVARDSGAVVLARRAGTVTRVTADEVEVDTGKPRRAAGEIPLARLTQYDSYRLRKFWRTNQDTAINQRPIVRVGDRVEAGDVVADGAGTDGGSLALGRNALVAFMPWFGHNFEDAIVISEKLVKGDVYTSVHIQELELHVRDTKRGMEEITREIPNVAEEALVDLDDRGIVRIGAAVRSGDILVGKITPKGETELSPEEKLLTAIFGEKAKDVKDSSLRVPPGVEGTVIDVKIFSRRIDDPLLEREHGERIAELRESEREEIARVMEARDEEILELLQGETVVLCLGRGSLEPLFAEGTKLTKTKLRSVDLGEIDLSTLKVKTEKSNDLIRRVEAEARTRVERIRERTEEGIDKIFQPDELSPGVVQLVKVYLAEKRKISVGDKMAGRHGNKGIIARVVPEEDMPVLPDGQSIEIVLNPLGVPSRMNVGQILETTLGWAARALGFEANTPVFQGATEHEIGALLKIGGAYWAARTLGSNVEPPKLSYETTQTLVNEIQAWEGEDGVSDPASLGRTLDAYLEGGGELASYLRSLASFVLRAVRDVSGATTAAKLTSEGWPKTAALSGQRRITSGVDAAVVELMERAGLRSNGKMRLRDGRTGEEFVADIAVGEIYMMKLSHLVDDKIHARSIGPYSLVTQQPLAGKAQFGGQRFGEMEVWALEAYGAAHTLQEMLTVKSDDVTGRSRVYEAIVKGDNLPKPGVPESFNVLVKELQALGLSVTLGGDESEPLF